In Trichlorobacter lovleyi, the DNA window CAAAGACCTTTTCCATGGCATCAGAAATCTCGCCCACCGAGGCCCGTTTGCGGGCCGCATCGACACAGGCCTCCAGCAAGTTACCCACCCCGGTCTCAGCCACCTTGGTAATGGCCTGCAGGGCCGCCTGACAGTCGGCTTCATTGCGCTCTGCCCTCAGTTTCTTCAGGCGGGCGATCTGGGCCTCACGCACAGCGGTGTTGTCAATATCCAGGGTCTCAATCGGATTTTCCTTTGCCAGCTTGTACTTGTTGACCCCGACGATTACCTCACTGCCAATATCAATCCGGGCCTGTTTGCGGGCTGCTGACTCCTCAATCTTCAGCTTGGGCATACCGGATTCAATCGCCTTGGTCATTCCCCCCAGACTGTCGATTTCAGCGATCAGTTTGCGTCCCTCCTCGATCAGGGAGGCGGTCAGGCTTTCAACATAGTAGGAACCGGCCAGCGGATCAACCACCTTGGTAATACCGGATTCCTCCTGAATCACCAGCTGGGTGTTGCGGGCGATACGGGCTGAATGTTCGGTGGGCAGGGCGATCGCTTCGTCCAGCGCATTGGTGTGCAGGGATTGTGTTCCACCCAGCACTGCCGCCATGGCTTCGATGGTAGTACGGATTACGTTGTTGTACGGGTCCTGCTCGGTCAGACTCCAACCGGAGGTCTGGCAGTGGGTCCGCAGGGCCAGGGAGAGCGGATTCTTCGGGTTGAATTGGGACATCAGCTCAGCCCAGAGGAAACGGGCAGCCCGCAGCTTGGCAATTTCCATAAAGAAGTTCATGCCGATGGCGAAGAAGAAGGAGAGCCGCGGTGCAAACTGGTCCACCTCCAGCCCTTTCGCCAGGGCGGCCTTGACGTACTCGATACCATCGGCCAGGGTAAAGGCCAGTTCCTGCACGTTGTTGGCCCCGGCCTCCTGAATGTGGTAACCGCTGATGGAGATGGAGTTGAATTTGGGCATATACTTGCTGGTATATTCAATAATATCAGCAATAATCTTCATTGAAGGGGTTGGTGGATAGATATAGGTGTTACGAACCATAAACTCTTTGAGGATGTCGTTCTGGATCGTGCCGGCCAGCTTGTC includes these proteins:
- the scpA gene encoding methylmalonyl-CoA mutase, which translates into the protein MATFDKKNVQDWEKLAAKEIKKETTAALTWDTPEGIAVKPLYTQADLEKLENIDTMPGFAPFLRGPKATMYAGRPWTVRQYAGFSTAEESNAFYRRNLAAGQQGLSVAFDLATHRGYDSDHPRVVGDVGKAGVAIDSILDMEILFKDIPLADVSVSMTMNGAVLPILALYIVAAEEQGVSQDKLAGTIQNDILKEFMVRNTYIYPPTPSMKIIADIIEYTSKYMPKFNSISISGYHIQEAGANNVQELAFTLADGIEYVKAALAKGLEVDQFAPRLSFFFAIGMNFFMEIAKLRAARFLWAELMSQFNPKNPLSLALRTHCQTSGWSLTEQDPYNNVIRTTIEAMAAVLGGTQSLHTNALDEAIALPTEHSARIARNTQLVIQEESGITKVVDPLAGSYYVESLTASLIEEGRKLIAEIDSLGGMTKAIESGMPKLKIEESAARKQARIDIGSEVIVGVNKYKLAKENPIETLDIDNTAVREAQIARLKKLRAERNEADCQAALQAITKVAETGVGNLLEACVDAARKRASVGEISDAMEKVFGRHKAEIKLVSGVYGKVFEQSEEFAALKKEVDDFAEGEGRRPRILIAKMGQDGHDRGAKVIATAFADVGFDVDMGPLFQTPEETAKMAVENDVHVIGVSSLAAGHKTLVPQLVAELKKLDAADIVVVCGGVIPRQDYEELYAAGAACIFGPGTPITKSARETLEAIKKKA